The region CCCTGTTGCTTATCTCATGACCAGTCTGACCGGCTTTCTCTCCGGCCTTGGCACCACCAACGCCGTGATGCTCGGCTTGTTGCTGGGCGGCATGATGGCCGTGGACATGGGCGGGCCGGTCAACAAGGCGGCCTATGCCTTTGGCGTCAGCCTGTTGACCACCGGCACCACCGCCCCCATGGCCGCCGTGATGGCCGCTGGCATGACCCCGCCGCTGGGCCTTGCCCTCGCCACCCTGATCGCCCGCAACCGCTTCACGCCCGACGAGCGCGAAGCCGGCAAGGCTGCGGCCATGCTGGGGCTGTCGTTTATCACCGAAGGGGCTATCCCCTTCGCCGCCAAAGACCCCGCCCGGGTGATCCCGTCGCTCATCCTGGGCTCGGCGGTGACCGGTGCGCTGTCCATGGCCCTTGGCTGTACCTTGATGGCTCCCCACGGCGGTATCTTCGTTTTGGCGATTCCCAATGCGGTCGGCAACTTGGCCCAGTATGCCCTGGCCATCCTCGCCGGCACCTTGGTGACCACCGCGTCGCTGGTCATTTTAAAGAAACCCCTGCCACAAACCCCTTAACGCCGTTCGGACAAACCAGAAGACCGAGGGGCTTGGGGGGCGCGCCTCCCCAAGCTTCCCTTTCTTGTTTCCCGTCACGTCTGGCGTCCCACGGCTTCATGCGCGCAAATGTATAGTCAGCAGGGCTCGCCTTTTCTGGATAAGCGTTATGCACCGCAACAGTATAGCGCTTGTTAACTCTATGAAATTATGGAAAATTATGGTCTTCTTACATAAAGTGTCCAAAAAAATAGACAAAGAAGTCTTGCGAGTTGCAGCGATCGCGTTATCTTTGACCAAACAAAGAGGGAGGCCCTTTGATGGCAGATACGATAACGGCGCTCGAAACCTTGTTGATGCAGGGCTCCTTGAGCGATCCCGAGCTGCTCGCCGCCGCCGAGCAAGCGCCGGATTACCGCATTCTCCCCGAGGCCACGGTGATCAAGATTGGGGGGCAAAGCGTCATTGATCGCGGTCGCACCGCCGTCTATCCCCTGGTGGACGAGATCGTTGCCGCGCGCAGCGCTCACAAAATGCTGATCGGCACCGGGGCGGGCACCCGCGCCCGCCACCTGTATTCGATTGCTGCCGGGCTTGACCTGCCCGCAGGCGTCCTCTCCCAACTCGGCGCGTCCGTCGCCGACCAAAATGCCGCCATGCTGGGGCAACTGCTGGCCAAGCATGGGATTTCCTCGGTGAGTAATGCCGGCTTGTCCTCGGTCCCGCTGTTTCTCACCCAGGTCAACGCCGTGGTGTTCAGCGGCATGCCGCCCTACAATCTATGGATCCGTCCGCCGGCCGAGGGGGTGATCCCGCCCTACCGCACCGATGCCGGCTGTTATTTGTTGGCCGAACAGTTCGGCTGCAAGGCGATGATCTACGTTAAGGATGAGAACGGCCTTTATACCGGCAATCCCAAGACCGACAAGAAAGCCACCTTT is a window of Pararhodospirillum photometricum DSM 122 DNA encoding:
- a CDS encoding uridine kinase; the protein is MADTITALETLLMQGSLSDPELLAAAEQAPDYRILPEATVIKIGGQSVIDRGRTAVYPLVDEIVAARSAHKMLIGTGAGTRARHLYSIAAGLDLPAGVLSQLGASVADQNAAMLGQLLAKHGISSVSNAGLSSVPLFLTQVNAVVFSGMPPYNLWIRPPAEGVIPPYRTDAGCYLLAEQFGCKAMIYVKDENGLYTGNPKTDKKATFIPRITVDEMKARGLQDSILEFPVLDLLKAARHVREVQIVNGLVPGNLTRALAGEHVGTIITAA